DNA from Roseimicrobium sp. ORNL1:
CGGATGGCGCGGAGCTCACCACAGATCCCAACAAAGCCATCTACAAATGTGAGGCCACTCTGACGGTTCCCATCGCCTCCGTAGCGGGGACCGACGGAGGTGTGCCCGACTTGAAGACCGATTTCTGTCTCGTGAAGCTGAGCTGCAGCGTGTTGAGCCGTCCCAAAGATACACCCGTTCAATTCCATGAATCCCTCGCCAAAGAACGATAACCATACCCGGTCCTGTAGCCGCGGGTTCACACTGGTGGAACTGCTTGTCGCCACGGCGGTGCTGAGCGTACTGGTGGTCATGCTCGCCCAGGTGATGAGCATGGTGAGTGACGCCTGGTCCGGCGGCACCGGACGCGCCGAGCGCCAGCAGAATGGACGTGCTCTTGTGGACTTTGTGGGAAGGGATCTGCGATCCGCCGCCCTGCCGGTGGATCCGTTATCCAATGGCCTTGTGCCAGACCTGCAGTTTGTGGTGAATCCAGCCGCCATACCGGCGCAGTTCCGCAATCCAACGGCCATCTTCTGGCAGGCGCCCATCGCCACGGACACCAGTAAGGGAAACATGGCTGAGATTGGCTATTTTGTGCGCTGGGATGAGTCGCACAATCCGCCGCGAGCGATGCTCTGCCGCGTCTTCACCAATCCAGGAGAGGCCCAGCACAAGGTCTATGATACGCTCGACTGGCTCAGCCAGGAAAAGCTGCAGGCGCTGGCTCCTGTGGACCCCACCACCGGATACCGCGGTTTGTTTGCTGAGAACGTGATCGGATTCTGGGCGCGCTGCCTGGATTCCACCGGCAATCTCATTTCCCAGGCTGAGAACGGAGGACAGCGCGGCGCCTTTGATTCTCGAAAGGACTACCTGGATACGTCCTATAACGGCGAGGGTGCCACCATCAACATCACCCGCAAAGCGCCGGTGCTGCCCTCGAGCGTGGAGATTTCCCTCCTGATGCTGGACTCGCGGGCAGCGGCGAGCATTACGCCTGCCATCATGGGCACGCTCAAGAGCCTGGTCTCCACCAGCGACAATGCCGCCACCTGTGAACGCCAAATCCAGGTGGATCCCACACTTCGCTCAATCATGCGGGGCATGACCGTGCAGACACTGAAAGTTCCCCTGGAAAACGCACCATGAAATCCTCACGCCATCTTATCCGCCAGCGGGCAGCCCGAGAAGGGATGGCCCTGATCATGACCATCATCATCCTCTCCATGATCACCATCATGGTGCTGGGGCTTGCCACCCTGGTCAGCAATGAAGTGGTGTCTTCCGGCGCGCATATGGATCGCGCCCGTGCGCAGTCCTATTCCCAGATGGGGGTGAATATGGTGACGGGGGTGCTGCGAGAAAACACCACCGATGCCAACAGGGTGTGGGCCACCTACCCGGGCGCACTCATCCTGCCCGCAGGTGATGCTGCCGATGGGGACCGCATCAAGCTGAGCCGCATGCTCCCGCTGCACTCCGGCCTCCCAAGCGGAGCGGGGATGGCGATGGATCCGAAAGACCCGGTCGCCCCGGCCAATCTGAACATCCAGACCTTCAATGACCAGAGTCCTCCCACGCATTTGATCTCGGATCAGCCGACGGACCCTGACAATCCCGCT
Protein-coding regions in this window:
- a CDS encoding type II secretion system protein; protein product: MNPSPKNDNHTRSCSRGFTLVELLVATAVLSVLVVMLAQVMSMVSDAWSGGTGRAERQQNGRALVDFVGRDLRSAALPVDPLSNGLVPDLQFVVNPAAIPAQFRNPTAIFWQAPIATDTSKGNMAEIGYFVRWDESHNPPRAMLCRVFTNPGEAQHKVYDTLDWLSQEKLQALAPVDPTTGYRGLFAENVIGFWARCLDSTGNLISQAENGGQRGAFDSRKDYLDTSYNGEGATINITRKAPVLPSSVEISLLMLDSRAAASITPAIMGTLKSLVSTSDNAATCERQIQVDPTLRSIMRGMTVQTLKVPLENAP